TGGAAGTCCGCCTTGCGCGCGCCCATCTGCCGCAGCAGGAAGAACACGTACAGCAGCACCACGACGACGATCATCGCGATCGCGGCCGACGGCGGATACGCGCCTCCGTCGCGCAGCGAAGCGGGGAACGCGAACGCGACGGCGAGCAGCACGACCAGCATGCCCAGGTAGGCGAGCACGCCGGCGCGGTTCGCGCGCCGATCCGGATGCCGGATGCCCCCGACGACCAGCGCGACGCCGATCACGAGATTCATGATGATCATCGACACGGCCATCACCGAGTCACGGGCGATGGTGTGGTGCTCTCCGGGCCCGAGCATGACGGCAGAGATGAGGATCACCTCGATCGCGGCGATCGACAGGGTCAGCACGAGCGTCCCGTACGGGTCGCCGAGTCGATGCGCGAGATGTTCGGCCTCGGTGACGACGCCGAACGCGCACACGACGAGGATCCCGACGATCACAGCGAGGACGAGCCACAGCACGGGGGTCGGCAGGTCGCCGTCGAGCAGAGGGGCGAACGCGATGATCGCGACCAACGAGCCCCAGCCGAGCACGAGGCGAACGATGACGGTGCGCGTCAGCACGGAGGGCAGGAGAGCGGAGCGGGGCACGGTGCGAACCGAATCTGCGGGGCCGTCCCCACCTGAGATCTCGCCGTCGGGTCGTCCCGCCGGGCGCGTGACCACCAGGATAGCAACCGGCCTCGAGGCAAGACGCCCGCCCGCACGGCGGGACAGCTCGCACAGCTGACGGTCGGACGCGGGGCGTAGCCTCGACGTCATGCGTGCTCGAGTGATGCGCGGCGCCCTGACCGCCGCCCTGGCGGCGTGCCTTCTCACCGCCTGTGCTCCCAGCGCTCCCAGCAGCTCGCCGTCGGCGACACGCCAGCCCACCTCCAGCGCGTCGTCGCCGACGCCGACTCCGCCACCGGATCCCGCCGTCGACGCGGTCGCCGGGATGAGCGTGACAGAGCAGGCCGCCAGCGTCGTGATGGGGCACATCTCCGGCACCGATCCGGTGACTCTGCGCGCCTACATGCAGTCGGCGCCGCAGGGGGCCCCGCTCGGTGGATTCATCCTGATGGGCGGGAACATCGGTGCCGATGCGGCCCAGGTCAGGGCGCTCAGCGATGCGCTCACCCTCGACCCCGCGCTGCCGCCGCTCATCGCGATCGACGAAGAGGGCGGGGTCGTCCGACGCCTGCCGTGGGACACCCTGCCCGGGGGACAGGGCCTGCACGCCTTCGACCTGACGCAGACCGAGCAGGTGTTCGCGCAGCGGGCCGCGCTCATCGCCGAGACCGGTGCGAACGTCAACTTCGGGATCGTCGCCGACGTGCCCGCCGACGCCTCATCCTTCATCTACTCCCGCGCGCTGGGCGCCGACCCCGACTCCGCCTCGTCGCGCGTGACGGCGGCCGTCGACGGAGAGGAGGGCGTCGTGCTCTCGACCCTGAAGCACTTCCCGGGGCACGGCGCAGCGTCGGGCGACTCACATCACAGCATCCCGACGACGGCGATGACGCTGCAGCAGTGGCAGGCGGGCGATGCGAGGCCGTTCGTCGCGGGCATCGACGCCGGTGCGGAGCTGCTCATGTTCGGTCACCTGGCGTACACGGCCGTCGATGCGGCTCCTGCGTCGCTGTCGGCCCACTGGCATGAGATCGCACGGGACGAGCTCGGCTTCGACGGCGTGACGATCACCGACGATCTCGGCATGCTGACCGCGTCCGGCGTCCCCGAGTACCAGGACCCCGTGTCGAACGCGGTGTCGGCGCTGCGGGCGGGCAGCGACATGGTGCTGATGGTCGCCGGCTCCACGGCAGAGACCGCACCGCAGATGGTGGCGGGGATCGTCAGCGCCGTCGACGACGGTCGGCTCGGCGCTGATCGACTGCGGGACGCCGCGGAGCGCGTCATGCGCTTGCGGATGCAGGCCGCAGCCGGCCGCTAGTCACGACCGAGCCACGCTGTCAGCAGAGCCTCACGCAGCGCGTTGCCGCGCTCGGCGAACGCTCGCTGCCGGCGCACGTACTCGGCTTTGCCCTCGGCGGTCTCGATCCGCACCGGCCGGACGCCCCACTCCGACAGGTCGTAGGGCGCCGCCTCCATGTCGAGCAGGCGGATGTCGGACGCGAGCTCGAAGGCATCCAGCAGCAGCTCACCCGGCACGAGCGGGCCGAGCTTGAGTGCCCACTTGTAGACGTCCATGCCGGCGTGCAGGCATCCGGGCTGCTCGAGCTCGGGCTGAGTGTCGCGGGTGAGAGGCAGTCGATTGCGCGGCACGGCATCGTCGGTGAAGAAGCGGAACGCGTCGAAGTGCGTGCAACGCAGCTCGGCGGCCTCGACGACGGCATCCGTCCCTGCCGCGCCCAGACGCAGCGGCGCGGCGTGCCGGTGCTCCGCGGTGCGGTACACCATCGCCCACTCGTGCAGACCGAAGCATCCGAACTGCCCGGGTCGGGCGGCCGTGAGTCGCAGCATCCGCTCCACGAGAGAAGCGAGCTGAGGCTTGTCGGCACGGAACGCCTCGGCGTCGGGCGCGTACTCGCCCGGCCCGGGGCCGGGGGAGTACCAGCGCCACCCGGCGCGCTCCCCGGCGTCGCGAAGCGTCACACTCGCACCCGGATGCCACTTGCGCAGCTGCGCGGGCTTGTACGAGTAGTAGGTGAAGAGGAAGTCCTCGACCGGATGCTTCTCACCGCGCTGCTGCCGGGCGCGGTGCGCGGCGGTCAGGGCATCGGCTCGCTCGGCGTGCGCCTGCGCGCGGGACGTCCACTCGGCGCGCGTCAGGGGAGCGCGCGTCGAGGTCGTCATGACCGATCGGCGAGGATGCCGACCTCGGTGAGTCGTTCGCGCAGCCCCGCGCCGTCTTCGGCACTCACCCACGGCACGCTGCCCTCGGCGTGCTCACCCGACGCGCGACCGCCGGCGAGGACCGCCTCGGCGGGCAGCAGGCGACGGATCGCGACGGCCGCGACGGAAGACGGATGCTCTTCGAGGAACTGCGAGTAGATCGCCTCGTCGTGCTGGCCGTCGTCGCCGATCAGCAGCCAGCGCACGTTGGGGAACTCCTCGGCGAGCCGGCGCAGGTTGCCGGTCTTGTGCGCCTGACCGCTGCGGAACCAGCGATCGTGCGTCGGACCCCAGTCGGTGAGCAGCATCGAGCCCGCAGGGAAGAGGTGGCGGCTGAGGAAGCGCGTCAGCGTCGGGGCGACGTTCCACGCCCCCGTGGAGAGGTAGATCATGGGCGAGCCCGGGTTGTCACGGCGCAGCTGCTCGAGCAGCACGGCCATGCCCGGCACCGGCGTGCGCGCGTGCTCGTCGACCACGAACGAGTTCCAGGCGGCGATGAACGGCCGCGGCAGCGCGGTGACCATGACGGTGTCGTCGACATCGGAGACCACACCGAAGTCCACGCTCTCATCGACGACGAACGCGGTGGCCTCGACCGGCTTCTGCCCCTCGACCGACATCGAGAAGGTCTGCCAGCCCGGCGGCAGCTCCGCCTCGACGACCGAGTCGATCACCCCGCCGCGATCGGCGACGACGGTGTGAGTGCGCCCGCCGATCTCGACGACGACCGAGGCGAAGCTGACGGGGATGCTGACGAACGAGCGCCAGCCGCGCACGCTGCCCTCTCCGCGGGTCTTCTTCAGCGGCGCGGGGACGATGAGGGCGCGACCGACCACGCGCACCCAGCCGGCCGTGCTGCCGTATCCGGGAAACGGGACGGCGGTCGCCGAACGTCCCCGTCGGCGGGCGCGGCGCTCGCGCCAGACGTGGACGCGGTGTTCGAGGCGGGCGAACCAGTGGATCTTGGCCGGTGAGGCAGGAGACATCCGCTCCAGTCTTTCACGCTTCGCGCGCGGCGGTCACTGCCCCGACTGCCGGCCGCCCTCATCGGATTCGCCGGAGCGGCGCATGTGCCGCTCCTCGCGGCGGGCGAGCAGCTTCTTGCCGACGAACAGCACCACGAGCAGCACGACGATGACCCCGACGAACACGTACCCCGCATAGTGCACCCGCTCGGACAGCTCGGGATAGCTGCCCGCAGCGGTAGCGGCCACGCCCACGTACAGCCCCGCCCACAGCACGCAGGCCGGCAGCGTCCAGGCGATGAACCGGCGGTAGGCGTACCCGCTCATGCCCACCGTCAGCGGAACGAGGGAATGCAGCACGGGCAGGAAGCGGGAGAGGAAGATCGCCACACCGCCGCGGCGACGCAGGTACCGTTCCGAGCGTCTCCACTGCTCTTCGCCGATCCGCCGCCCCAGCCACGACGCGCGGATGTACGGACCCGCCCATGTTCCCAGCCAGAAGCCGATCGACTCGCCGAGCAGCGCGCCGATCACGACGGTCGCCCCGAGCGCGACGCCCTCCGCCCACCCGTCGACGCCGATGGCTGCGACGAGCACGACCGTGTCACCCGGCACGACCAGACCGATCAGGATGCTCGTCTCGAGCATGATCGCCACTCCGGCCAGCACGGTGCGCAGCACCGGATCGACGGACTGAACAGCCTCGATGACCCAGAGCACGAAGTCGTTCACCCCATGAGCGTAAAGCCTGCGGCGGAGCCATACGCTGTGAAGGTGCCCGCACCCGCCATGTTAACCGCCCGTACCGTGCTGCCCCGCGCGGGTTCGGCGCGCGCCGAGACGGAGTCGCTCTTCGCGCGGCTGTTCGCCGCAGCGGACCACGCCTTCTGGCTGGATGCCGGGATCGACCCGCACGACGGGTGGAGCGTGATCGGCACGGGCGCCCTCGAGCAGGACGTCGACGCGGTGCGCCGCGTCGACCTGACGGCGCCGGCCGAGGCATCCGGAATCCCGTTCCTCGGCGGCTGGGTGGGGTGGCTGCCGTACGAGCACGGTGCCGCGGCGAACGGCGCTCCGGTCGCAGGGAGCGAGGCGATGCCGTCCTGGATCGCCGTGGATCGGGCCGTCGCGGTCGACCACGCCACGGGCGCCGTGCACGCCCTCGCCCCGCAGGCCGACGTCGACGCATGGGCGGCGGAGGTGAACGACGCGCTCGCCGCACCCCCGCTCGATCCTGTGGCCCCGACCGCGTGCGCCCAGACCGCCTCGTCACGGCACGACGTCGCCGAGT
The window above is part of the Microbacterium sp. nov. GSS16 genome. Proteins encoded here:
- a CDS encoding DedA family protein, whose amino-acid sequence is MNDFVLWVIEAVQSVDPVLRTVLAGVAIMLETSILIGLVVPGDTVVLVAAIGVDGWAEGVALGATVVIGALLGESIGFWLGTWAGPYIRASWLGRRIGEEQWRRSERYLRRRGGVAIFLSRFLPVLHSLVPLTVGMSGYAYRRFIAWTLPACVLWAGLYVGVAATAAGSYPELSERVHYAGYVFVGVIVVLLVVLFVGKKLLARREERHMRRSGESDEGGRQSGQ
- a CDS encoding 3-methyladenine DNA glycosylase; translation: MTTSTRAPLTRAEWTSRAQAHAERADALTAAHRARQQRGEKHPVEDFLFTYYSYKPAQLRKWHPGASVTLRDAGERAGWRWYSPGPGPGEYAPDAEAFRADKPQLASLVERMLRLTAARPGQFGCFGLHEWAMVYRTAEHRHAAPLRLGAAGTDAVVEAAELRCTHFDAFRFFTDDAVPRNRLPLTRDTQPELEQPGCLHAGMDVYKWALKLGPLVPGELLLDAFELASDIRLLDMEAAPYDLSEWGVRPVRIETAEGKAEYVRRQRAFAERGNALREALLTAWLGRD
- a CDS encoding calcium:proton antiporter is translated as MPRSALLPSVLTRTVIVRLVLGWGSLVAIIAFAPLLDGDLPTPVLWLVLAVIVGILVVCAFGVVTEAEHLAHRLGDPYGTLVLTLSIAAIEVILISAVMLGPGEHHTIARDSVMAVSMIIMNLVIGVALVVGGIRHPDRRANRAGVLAYLGMLVVLLAVAFAFPASLRDGGAYPPSAAIAMIVVVVLLYVFFLLRQMGARKADFQEVDTRADAGDAARRLPIGRIVAEHRPEIIGRTLVLLALALPIVLLSHDMAMLLDEGLERLGAPVALSGLLIAMIVFLPETITTVRAAHAGEMQRVSNLCHGALVSTAGLTIPAVLTIGLITGQSVVLAESASNLVLLGLTLLLTLATFSARRTYPLLGAAHLLLFALYALSTFL
- a CDS encoding App1 family protein, with product MSPASPAKIHWFARLEHRVHVWRERRARRRGRSATAVPFPGYGSTAGWVRVVGRALIVPAPLKKTRGEGSVRGWRSFVSIPVSFASVVVEIGGRTHTVVADRGGVIDSVVEAELPPGWQTFSMSVEGQKPVEATAFVVDESVDFGVVSDVDDTVMVTALPRPFIAAWNSFVVDEHARTPVPGMAVLLEQLRRDNPGSPMIYLSTGAWNVAPTLTRFLSRHLFPAGSMLLTDWGPTHDRWFRSGQAHKTGNLRRLAEEFPNVRWLLIGDDGQHDEAIYSQFLEEHPSSVAAVAIRRLLPAEAVLAGGRASGEHAEGSVPWVSAEDGAGLRERLTEVGILADRS
- a CDS encoding glycoside hydrolase family 3 N-terminal domain-containing protein gives rise to the protein MRARVMRGALTAALAACLLTACAPSAPSSSPSATRQPTSSASSPTPTPPPDPAVDAVAGMSVTEQAASVVMGHISGTDPVTLRAYMQSAPQGAPLGGFILMGGNIGADAAQVRALSDALTLDPALPPLIAIDEEGGVVRRLPWDTLPGGQGLHAFDLTQTEQVFAQRAALIAETGANVNFGIVADVPADASSFIYSRALGADPDSASSRVTAAVDGEEGVVLSTLKHFPGHGAASGDSHHSIPTTAMTLQQWQAGDARPFVAGIDAGAELLMFGHLAYTAVDAAPASLSAHWHEIARDELGFDGVTITDDLGMLTASGVPEYQDPVSNAVSALRAGSDMVLMVAGSTAETAPQMVAGIVSAVDDGRLGADRLRDAAERVMRLRMQAAAGR